The Planctomycetia bacterium genome contains the following window.
CCAACTCTTGCCCGGCGATCGCATCGTCCTCAGCGAGGACCCCTGGCGAGCCGCCGACAACTGGATCGACAAAACCATCAACCCGTTCGAACGAGCGCTCGGCTTCGCCCTGCTAGGCTCGCAAACCGTGCAAAACATCAACCGCTTCCCGAAAGGCCTCCGCCAAGGGAGCTTCTAGGGTGAGCTGAAGGAAAGCCGTCACAATTATTGCCCCATGTCGCGCCTGCTGAAGGCCCACGGAACGGAGCATTCTGATATGAAACGCAGCATTCCATTATTCGCGTTGACCACGACCATCCTGCTGAGCGCCGCATCTTGGGCCAACGCTCAGAATTACGGGCAAATGTACAGCAGCATGCACCGTCCGACGCCCACGCGGCAACCGACGGTGAGCCCTTACCTGAACCTCCTCCAGTTCCAGGATGCCAGCGACGAATCCATCCCCGTTTATCAGACGCTGGTGCGGCCGTTCGTCGATCAGCGCCGCTTGAACCAACACCAGGTCAACCAGGTCTATCAACTGCAACAGCAAGTGGCTCGCAACGCGGTTCAAAGCGGCGGCACGGATCGACTTCGCCAAACCGGGCACACGACGATCTACGGCAATCATTCGCACTACTTTCCGAACTTATACGGACGCCGTTAAGTGCAGCGCCCCCGCGCTCACGTTCGGATCGTCAAGGACCTCGATTGACCCGACCACGTTGCTTGTTCGCCCGCTCTTTGGGCGAGCCGATTCGCATCAGCGGATGTGCATGCGATTCCCTGCGGCACTCTCTTACCCCCCCGCTCAAGGGTTGCCCAGGCCGGATGGGTGCCGTATCCTGTGTGTTCGGAAAAGTCGTTTCAAGTCCCGGATAAGATGCGCATATCGCGCATTAGTTGGCTGATTGTTTCGGGCAGAATCGGCTGATGAATATTCAAGACCGAGTCTGTTGGTCAGGGCTGCGCCGCTGCGCCCGGCTCAACAGGCGCGACGGCGCAATGGCGGCGCCGGCAATCCGTCGCGAAGGAGAACTGCTGTGCATCATGGCCTGCTTCGAAGTCTGTTCGCGCTGACGCTGGGTCTGAGTTGTTGCCTGAGCGCGGCAGCCGCGCCGCCAGCGGACGTCTTGCTGCCAAGCACCACGCGCGGCTTCGTCAGCATCCCTAATTTAGCGGAGTTGGAATCTCAGTTCGCTAAGACGCAGCTCGGGCAGCTCGCCCAAGATCCGGCGATGAAGTCGTTTTCGAATGACTTGAAGCGCCAGTTCGACGAAAAGCTGTCGGCGGGCTATGAGCGGCTCGGACTGCAGCTGGACGACATCCGCGACATGGCCTCCGGCGAAGTCGCCGCCGCGACCGTGCATGACGGCAAGGAACCGGCGGGCACCGCCGTAATCATCCATATCAAGGGGCGCGAGGAACAGGCCAAGCAGCGCTTGGAGCAAGTCTTCGCACGACTCAAGGCAGAGAAGTACACGCAGAAGTCGGAAAAGGAGCAGGACACGTTGCTGGAGATCTTCGATCGTCCCGCGGACCCAAAAATTGCCGAGCCGGCTCGCCAGGTCGTGTATTTCCTCCGCGAAGATCTGCTCTGCTGTACCGATCAATTGGCGCTCTCGCGTGAGCTGCTATCCCGGTTCGTCGAGCAACCAGCCAACAATCTCGCCAACCTCGATGCTTACAAGCACGTCGCGGAGCGCTGCCAGCGCGACGCTGGCGAAGCCCAGCCCCATCTTCGCTGGTTTATCGAACCATTGGCGTATGCCACGGCCATGCGTGATGCGACTCCGAAGCCCGCAGCTCACGGGGGCGCTCAGCAACAAGACACGTTGCAGATCATGAAGAACCAAGGCTTCGGCGCTTTGCGGGGCGTGGGCGGCTCCGTGCAGTTCTATCCGCAAGACGGCAAATACGAATTGCTGCATCGCACCGCGCTGTACGCTCCCGAACCATTTGAATTGGCGATGCGGATGGTGAAGCTGCCGAACGTCGACGGATTCGAACCGCCCGTTTGGGCCAGTCGCAAATTGGCCCGTTGGTCCGCGCTCAGCCTGGACGTGCAGAACGCGTTTGAGATGTCGGCGTCGCTGTTCGACGAAGTCGTCGGCGGCAAGCCCGGCACGTTTCAAAATGTGTTGAAAGATATCAAGGCTGACGTCAATGGTCCGCAGGTAGACATTAAGCAGGAACTGGTCACGAATCTCGATTCGCGGATCACGGTGCTCGTGGACTATCACACTCCCGGCGTCAACGATAGCGGCGAACGCCGCGTGATTGCCATCAAGAGTTCCAACCCCGATGCACTCAAAGTGGCGATCGAAAAAGTCATGAAGGCGGATCGCACCGCGTTGCCCGTGAAACTCGCCGGCGACGTCACGGTGTGGGAAATCTCGCCCAACGCCGGGAACGCAGCCCCTGGCCCGCCGGTACAAAATGGTCCGCCAAGATTGCGCAGGAAGGGACCGCCGCAGATTCGACCCATCAATCAACCGCCGCAGCCCCAAGCTCAGCAGGGCGGCTTGATGCAGCGTTCCGCGGTCACAGTTGCGCACGGGCACTTGTTGATTGCCACGCATGCGGACGCCTTAAAGGAAATCTTGGCCGAAGTAAAGCCCGAGGATCAACTCATCAACGATCCGGAATACCAGGAAACCATGCGTCAGCTGAATGAACTGGCGCCTGGTGCAGGCTGTGCCCGCGTCTTCACCCGGACGCGCGAAGCACGTCGCGTGGGTTACGAGTTGTTCAAGGAAGGGAAGCTCCGGCAATCGGATACGTTGTTCGCGCGGATGATCAACGTGATCCTGGGCGAAAAGCCTTCGGCCGCGCAGCCGCAACGCGTCGAAGCCGCCGAACTGCCTGAGTTCAAGGCGATCGCGCACTACTTCGGCCCGTCGGGCACTTCCTTTCAGAGCGAGGAACAGGGCTTTTTCGCCGTCGGCATGTTGCTGAAGCAACCGGAGTCGGCGTCGCTCGAAGTCGCCAAGGACACGACGCAAGACGTGGAACCGGGTAGCCGCTAAACCGGCGACTGTTCGAGAAACCGCACTAGGATCTCGATGGCCGCATCGAGTTGATCGAGCGCGAGCCATTCATCCGCCGTGTGGGCTTGGGCGATCGATCCCGGTCCGAAGACGACGCTCGGCACACCGGCTGCTGCGAACGTCGCGGCGTCGGTCCCGAACGGTACTCCGATAATGCGGCGCGAGTCGGAGACTGTTCGCGCCGCGCGCAGCAGTTGCGCGGCGATCTCTTCGTTGCCGACATCCGCCAATGGTGGACCGACCAAGAACGGCGGCTCATGCACGAGGTCACGCGGCACGTTCGGCTGGGCGGCCAGAAAGCTCCGCACGTGCTCGAAGCCGCCTTGCGCCGTTTCACCGGGCACGAGCCGGCGATCGACTTCGATCGCGCATTCCGCGGGGATCGTATTCACGCTCAGTCCGCCGGAAATTACGCCGACGCTTAGCGTCGCGCCGCCGCAAAGCGGATGGGGCGTAACTTCCTGCGCGGCGGTGCGTTGATACGCGTCCAACGCTTGCAATACGGGGGCCATCGCGTAGATCGCGTTTCGGCCTGCTTCGGGTTGCGAACTGTGGCTGGCCACGCCTGAGGTTTTGAGCCGCCAGCGCACCGCCCCTTTGTGCGCGGTAACGACGTTCAGTTCTGTTGGCTCGGCAATGATGGCCGCATCGGGCCGGCGTGGAATGATCGATGGTTCTCTCTTGTGCCACGATTTGGCGACGGCCAACGCTCCCGTGTAGCCGTGCTCTTCATTCACCGTGCAGGCCAGCAATACGCTGGGCCGTGACGGAAGATTTCGCGTGCGATCCAGCGCCGCGAGCATGGCGGTCATCCCGCCTTTGATATCGCAGGCGCCGCGACCGTAAATGCGTCCGTCGCGCACGGTCGGTTCCCAGGGCGGGATGGTCATGCCCTCGACCGGCACCGTGTCTTGATGCGCCTCGAACAGCAGCAACTTACCGCCTTCCAGCGGTCCGGGGCGTCCCTCGAGATAGGCCAGGATATTCTCGCGATTGGGCGCTACCGGTTGCCGTCGATAGGGCCAGCCGAGCCGCCGAAACAAGCGTTCCAGGTAGTCGGTGACCTGGTGCTCGTAGTATTGATCGCCGGTCGCCGGCAAGCCCATCGGATTCACGCTCGGGAGCGCGATCAGTTCGGCCAGCGTGGTCAGCGGTTCAAGCGACATGGGATCGCCGGGTAGCGAAGGAACAACGACGGGCATTGAGCGGCAGTCGCGATAGTACGCCGGAGGCGGCCCGTTCCACAATTGGTACGCTGCGAAAACCTGGCCATCCCCACGACACGCGCCGGCTGCTTGCTCCTCCGCGCAGGGTCGGTTATACCGATAGGGATGAACGCTTCGTGCCCGGCCTCCGTAAGAACTGCCGGACGAGGTTGTGTCATGCGGAAACGTGAAAGCGTTTCTCAGCGTGGCGGGGCTACTGAGCGTTCTGGCAAGTAGGCCCCGATTGCGGCCAGGAAGGGCTGCGCCCGGAACACGAGTCTTGATGAAGCCGCGTTTTAGAAAGCGGCGCGGGGCGTGGCGAATTGGCAACGGTAGTTGCTCTCGCGCGCGCCTTGGCGTTGTTTTTTGGAGACATCGGCGCTCGTGTTTCGTGCTGGATTTCCGCGGACGCCTGCGCGCTGCGCACAAGTTTCCGAAGATCGCCAACTGTCACGGAGAAAAAGCTAGGTTAGTTCGTTAACACGTGTGCTCCCAGCCGGATTCCCGCCGGAATCCCGTGTTTTCCCAGCGCTTTGCAACGACCCATTGTCCTAGTCTGGTGCGCCGTCTTCGCCAAGGCGGCGTCGGGAGTTTGAATGTATGCGTGGCCAACGCCTCGCCGGGGCGCGCGCGCCGCGATCGCCGCATCGAGTCGAGCCGTCCGTTCTGCGGATCGAGCCGCTCGAAGAAATTGCGCTGTTAAGCGCCGCCGCTTGGGATACGGACTACGCGACGTGGCTCGAGCAGACCTTCACGGTCGAAGCGGCCGCGAATTTTCAATTCAGCACCGATGAGTTGCAAGCGCTGGGCGATGTGAACGCCAGCGCCACGGACCCGTCGTTGAATCTGATTCGCGCCGAGGCCGCCGCGAACTACGGCTACAACGGCGCGGGCTATACCGTCGCCGTGCTCGATACGGGCATCGACTACACACATTCCT
Protein-coding sequences here:
- a CDS encoding M20 family metallopeptidase, translating into MSLEPLTTLAELIALPSVNPMGLPATGDQYYEHQVTDYLERLFRRLGWPYRRQPVAPNRENILAYLEGRPGPLEGGKLLLFEAHQDTVPVEGMTIPPWEPTVRDGRIYGRGACDIKGGMTAMLAALDRTRNLPSRPSVLLACTVNEEHGYTGALAVAKSWHKREPSIIPRRPDAAIIAEPTELNVVTAHKGAVRWRLKTSGVASHSSQPEAGRNAIYAMAPVLQALDAYQRTAAQEVTPHPLCGGATLSVGVISGGLSVNTIPAECAIEVDRRLVPGETAQGGFEHVRSFLAAQPNVPRDLVHEPPFLVGPPLADVGNEEIAAQLLRAARTVSDSRRIIGVPFGTDAATFAAAGVPSVVFGPGSIAQAHTADEWLALDQLDAAIEILVRFLEQSPV